Proteins from a single region of bacterium:
- a CDS encoding chalcone isomerase family protein — protein sequence MRKLAIALSFLLLSSNVWALDVAGVKVSPTISSRQKTLTLNGAGIRKKLFIKVYVGSLYTERKVATPAQLLADPGEKLIRMNFVYKKVEKEKIVDAFAEGLENNSPAVARSPEAKAFLSWFKSDFVAGDTVDISLSPDGTVSATQNGKALGTARSPALVQGVLLIWFGEKPADNGLKKGMLGKG from the coding sequence ATGAGAAAGCTCGCCATCGCGCTGTCGTTCCTGCTGTTGTCGTCGAACGTTTGGGCGCTGGACGTCGCCGGCGTGAAGGTTTCCCCGACGATTTCCTCCCGCCAGAAGACGCTCACGCTCAACGGGGCGGGCATCCGCAAGAAACTCTTCATCAAGGTGTACGTCGGGTCGCTCTACACCGAGCGGAAGGTGGCGACCCCCGCGCAGCTCCTCGCCGATCCCGGCGAGAAGCTCATCCGGATGAATTTCGTCTACAAGAAGGTGGAGAAGGAAAAGATCGTCGACGCGTTCGCCGAGGGTCTCGAGAACAATTCCCCCGCCGTCGCGCGCTCCCCGGAGGCGAAGGCGTTCCTCTCCTGGTTCAAGTCGGATTTCGTCGCGGGCGATACGGTCGACATCTCCCTTTCCCCCGACGGAACGGTATCCGCGACGCAAAACGGGAAGGCCCTCGGGACGGCCCGGTCCCCGGCGCTCGTCCAGGGGGTGCTCCTCATCTGGTTCGGCGAGAAACCGGCCGACAACGGCCTGAAAAAGGGAATGCTCGGCAAGGGATGA
- a CDS encoding homocysteine synthase — MSSTLKPETIALHGGQKPDPTTNSRAVPIYQTTSYVFNDTAHAARLFGLQEFGNIYTRMMNPTTDVLEQRVAQLEGGTGALAVASGQAAETLALLNIARAGDEILSSASLYGGTYNLFHYTFSKMGIEVKFVDPKDPASFRKAITKKTKAIFAESVGNPKLDTLDFAAVSKVAHDAGIPLVVDNTMPSPFLLRPFDHGADIVIHSATKFIGGHGTSIGGIVVDSGKFDWGNGNFPEFTTPDPSYHGMKYWETFGNFPGLGNVAFILKLRVQLLRDLGPALSPFNAFQFLIGLETLHLRMERHSANALAVGKFLEKHPNVSWVNYPGLPSHPSHDLAKRYHHRGLYGAILGFGIKGGVEAGKKFIESVKLFSHLANIGDAKSLVIHPASTTHQQLTKAERLATGVTDDFIRLSVGIENVDDIIADLDQALRKS; from the coding sequence ATGTCCTCTACGCTCAAGCCGGAAACGATCGCCCTTCACGGGGGGCAGAAGCCCGACCCGACGACCAACTCCCGGGCGGTTCCGATCTACCAGACCACCTCGTACGTCTTCAACGACACCGCGCACGCCGCGAGGCTCTTCGGGCTGCAGGAGTTCGGGAACATCTACACACGGATGATGAACCCGACGACCGATGTCCTCGAGCAGCGGGTGGCCCAGTTGGAAGGGGGTACCGGCGCGCTTGCGGTGGCTTCCGGACAGGCGGCGGAGACGCTCGCACTCCTGAACATCGCCCGCGCGGGGGATGAAATCCTTTCTTCCGCCTCCCTCTACGGCGGAACGTACAACCTGTTCCACTACACCTTCTCCAAGATGGGGATCGAGGTGAAATTCGTCGACCCGAAGGACCCGGCGAGTTTCCGGAAGGCGATCACGAAGAAGACGAAGGCGATCTTCGCGGAAAGCGTGGGCAACCCCAAGCTCGACACGCTCGACTTCGCCGCGGTCTCGAAGGTCGCGCACGACGCGGGGATCCCGCTGGTGGTGGACAACACGATGCCGTCCCCCTTCCTGCTGCGCCCCTTCGACCACGGGGCGGACATCGTGATCCACTCGGCCACCAAGTTCATCGGCGGCCACGGGACCTCGATCGGCGGCATCGTCGTCGACTCCGGCAAGTTCGACTGGGGAAACGGGAACTTCCCCGAGTTCACGACGCCCGACCCTTCGTATCACGGGATGAAATATTGGGAGACCTTCGGAAATTTCCCGGGCCTCGGGAACGTCGCGTTCATCCTCAAGCTGCGGGTCCAGCTGCTGCGCGATCTCGGGCCGGCGCTGTCGCCCTTCAACGCCTTCCAGTTCCTCATCGGGCTGGAGACGCTCCATCTTCGGATGGAGCGGCACAGCGCGAACGCCCTGGCCGTGGGGAAGTTCCTCGAGAAGCATCCCAACGTCTCCTGGGTCAACTACCCCGGCCTGCCGAGCCACCCGTCGCACGATCTCGCGAAGAGGTACCACCACCGGGGACTGTACGGGGCGATCCTTGGATTCGGCATCAAGGGCGGCGTCGAGGCGGGAAAGAAGTTCATCGAGAGCGTCAAGCTCTTCTCCCACCTGGCGAACATCGGAGACGCGAAGAGCCTCGTGATCCACCCGGCGTCCACGACGCACCAGCAGCTGACGAAGGCGGAGCGACTCGCCACCGGCGTCACGGACGACTTCATCCGCCTCTCGGTCGGGATCGAGAACGTGGACGACATCATCGCGGACCTCGACCAGGCGCTTCGCAAGAGCTGA
- a CDS encoding MerR family transcriptional regulator, whose protein sequence is MKLKASEDHQQIGELSRSLGVTARTLRLYEQMGLIDPPQRTEGGIRYYTKDDIRRIKFVLKLKELGLSLQQMQELAEIYRETKMPDKIMPRLIELLDSHTDAIHRRIGKLSSLARDISEYRKRIVDFYGIPR, encoded by the coding sequence ATGAAGCTGAAAGCCAGCGAAGACCACCAGCAGATCGGGGAACTTTCCCGTTCGCTCGGGGTGACGGCCCGGACGCTCCGGCTCTACGAGCAGATGGGACTGATCGACCCGCCGCAGCGGACCGAGGGGGGAATCCGGTATTACACGAAGGACGACATCCGCCGGATCAAGTTCGTCCTGAAATTGAAGGAACTGGGGCTTTCGCTCCAGCAGATGCAGGAGCTGGCGGAAATTTATCGCGAGACGAAGATGCCGGACAAGATCATGCCGCGCCTCATCGAGCTTCTCGACTCCCACACGGACGCGATCCATCGGAGGATCGGGAAGCTTTCGTCCCTGGCGCGGGACATCTCGGAATACCGGAAGCGGATCGTCGACTTCTACGGCATCCCGAGGTAA
- a CDS encoding acyl-CoA dehydrogenase family protein encodes MTTGEKILHGGGYLIGDATPGNVFTPEEFSDEQLQLADTTDQFLREKVLPHVEKLENHDFVLMVKLLRQFGELGLLMIDAPEEYGGLDLPKTTSMLAAEKAAIYGGFSVAYTAHSGIGTLPLVYYGTKEQKERYLGKIITGEWMAAYCLTEPDSGSDALGAKATAVLTPDGKHYLLNGTKQFITNGSFADLYTVFAKIDRQHFTAFLVERTFEGVKPGPEEKKLGIRGSSTTSLILEDAKVPVGNVLGEIGKGHKIAFNVLNVGRLKLGACVTGAGKFALAEAVRYANLRKQFGVTIGTFGAIREKIADTTAALFASEALVYRVAGMIDDRLAAVPKGIPDYYEAYQQGIEDYSIECAIAKVFCSDVLALVVDEVVQIFGGYGYTQEYPAERFYRDERINRIFEGTNEINRMLIPGTLLRRAMKGEIPLQDEVMKAVGRLSAAAGEAPSGPFAAEKALLRNLKDAFLVLAGAAVQRFGGKVKDEQETLIALADVAIGVFAIESAVLRAEKIAASGNASRAELAAAAAKAFAFPAAETAVSAARRAAFYVGEGATLQMLLSGIRRATRYDASGLLDAKRKLAAAALESERYPF; translated from the coding sequence ATGACGACCGGAGAAAAGATTCTTCACGGCGGCGGGTACCTGATCGGGGACGCGACCCCGGGGAACGTGTTTACCCCCGAGGAATTCAGCGACGAGCAGCTTCAGCTCGCCGACACCACGGACCAGTTTCTCCGCGAGAAGGTCCTCCCCCACGTGGAGAAACTGGAAAATCACGACTTCGTTCTGATGGTCAAGCTCCTGCGCCAGTTCGGGGAACTGGGCCTCCTGATGATCGACGCTCCCGAGGAGTACGGGGGTCTCGATCTCCCGAAAACCACGAGCATGCTGGCGGCGGAGAAGGCGGCGATCTACGGCGGTTTTTCCGTGGCGTACACCGCGCACTCTGGCATCGGCACCCTGCCCCTCGTCTACTACGGGACGAAGGAGCAGAAGGAGAGGTACCTCGGGAAGATCATCACCGGCGAGTGGATGGCCGCGTACTGCCTCACGGAGCCCGACTCCGGGAGCGACGCCCTCGGCGCCAAGGCGACCGCCGTCCTCACGCCGGACGGGAAGCACTACCTCCTGAACGGCACCAAGCAGTTCATCACGAACGGGTCCTTCGCCGACCTCTACACGGTCTTCGCCAAGATCGACCGGCAGCATTTCACCGCGTTCCTGGTCGAGCGCACCTTCGAGGGGGTGAAGCCCGGCCCGGAGGAGAAGAAACTCGGGATCCGCGGATCCTCGACGACCTCGCTGATCCTCGAGGACGCGAAGGTACCTGTCGGAAACGTGCTCGGCGAGATCGGCAAGGGGCACAAGATCGCCTTCAATGTGCTGAACGTCGGCCGCCTGAAGCTCGGCGCCTGCGTCACCGGCGCCGGAAAGTTCGCCCTCGCGGAAGCGGTGCGGTACGCGAACCTGCGCAAGCAGTTCGGCGTCACCATCGGGACGTTCGGCGCCATCCGGGAGAAGATCGCCGACACCACGGCGGCGCTGTTCGCCTCCGAGGCCCTGGTGTATCGCGTTGCCGGGATGATCGACGACCGCCTGGCCGCCGTCCCGAAGGGGATCCCCGACTACTACGAGGCGTACCAGCAGGGGATCGAGGATTACTCCATCGAGTGCGCGATAGCGAAGGTCTTCTGCAGCGACGTCCTCGCGCTGGTGGTCGACGAGGTCGTCCAGATCTTCGGCGGATACGGCTACACGCAGGAGTACCCCGCAGAACGCTTCTACCGCGACGAACGGATCAACCGGATCTTCGAGGGAACGAACGAGATCAACCGGATGCTCATCCCCGGGACGCTCCTGCGCCGGGCGATGAAGGGGGAGATCCCTTTGCAGGATGAGGTGATGAAGGCGGTGGGACGCCTCTCCGCCGCCGCGGGGGAAGCGCCGTCCGGGCCGTTCGCCGCGGAAAAGGCGTTGCTGCGCAACCTGAAGGACGCATTCCTCGTGCTGGCGGGCGCGGCCGTGCAGCGGTTCGGCGGGAAGGTGAAGGACGAGCAGGAAACGCTGATCGCCCTCGCGGACGTCGCGATCGGCGTCTTCGCGATCGAAAGCGCGGTGCTGCGGGCCGAGAAGATCGCCGCCTCCGGGAACGCCTCCCGCGCGGAGCTCGCCGCCGCGGCGGCCAAGGCGTTCGCGTTCCCGGCGGCCGAGACGGCCGTCAGCGCTGCGCGGCGCGCGGCGTTCTACGTCGGCGAGGGGGCGACGCTGCAGATGCTCCTCTCCGGGATCCGGCGGGCGACCCGGTACGACGCCTCCGGGCTCCTCGACGCGAAACGGAAGCTCGCCGCCGCCGCGCTCGAATCGGAGCGCTACCCGTTCTGA